TTAAAGGGCACCATCGAGACCAGAATCCCCTTTAATTCATTGCTTTTCCCATCACCAACTGAATCTTTAGAAAGAGAAATATTTTCTGCCGGGATGACCATGGTGGAGTAATCCCCTTCACGGCTGGGGCAACGGAAACGGTGCCCTCCGGTTCTGAATTCGGAATACAGACCATCCAGATAAATGTATTCTCCCTTGAAAATGTTCTCGTCATGGCTGACGGGAGATCCCTGATACATATCTATAATAACATCAGAAGTCCGATAGGCAAATCCTTTATGATGGGAACAGAGGATAACAGTTATGCCGTCTCTTTTCAGGGAGATGATCAGTTTTTCAAGTTCACCCGAAGTCTTACTGTCAATGTTACCGTCGGGTTCATCCAGAAGCAGTACTTCCGGTGCGGCCATCAGCGCTCTGGCAATGGCAACGCGTTTTTTCTCTCCCCCCGACAAGTTTCTGGCTTTTCTTTTTTC
Above is a window of Oceanispirochaeta sp. DNA encoding:
- a CDS encoding ATP-binding cassette domain-containing protein encodes the protein EKRKARNLSGGEKKRVAIARALMAAPEVLLLDEPDGNIDSKTSGELEKLIISLKRDGITVILCSHHKGFAYRTSDVIIDMYQGSPVSHDENIFKGEYIYLDGLYSEFRTGGHRFRCPSREGDYSTMVIPAENISLSKDSVGDGKSNELKGILVSMVPFKEGRFTLTLDCGIILKTRTSSTVLSLLKLRPGDEVNVLFNPSSLRLY